Proteins encoded by one window of Glycine soja cultivar W05 chromosome 15, ASM419377v2, whole genome shotgun sequence:
- the LOC114387334 gene encoding transcriptional corepressor LEUNIG-like isoform X4: protein MAMPPIDRWDADKILRLYLHDYMVKRGMHNAAEIFKKEAQVPDHPVYGFLHEWWSIFYEVFTSRQGKDQETGQGSSSKLVPMMTQNARNDAPPKIPQISMSEHRTPQFQVNSSFNNMMTQPAVCVIPSIMYNKEERLGYLPENVEPSLHDVINSNLTFLSGTSSNYPLQDVVGKQAQKQVFKDSGIGMSVERDIPRDPLDVMQKSMLPLDGLHETKANEALNIVPLNGWPINNQVLTSSLQPPNCRQKCQMLKTQNQDAILAQAIAGTSKNQTSTVPENSSKCNTTKISEIESSDKDKQMINQMITTVEHQHQQDQQIQAQSQNVENNKKTKTTEFIRPRESAQNCEDTANGKPMDENVESFLSLENEHADHKIAPFSNLKRTSATCRNEKKGFSFEEVGCLHSSKSKVLSSHFSSDGKVLASAGHEKKVFIWNMENFDCVTTTETHSLLVTDVRFRSGSTIFATSSFDRSVRLWDAARPTSSLLKLTGHAEQVMSLDFHPRKVDLLCSCDSNDVIRLWNINQGVCMHISKGGSKQVRFQPCFGKFLATATGNNIKIFDVETDSLLYNLEGHVKDVRSICWDKNGNYVASVSEDSARIWSSDGQCISELHSTGNKFQSCIFHPEYHNLLVIGGYQSLELWSPAESSKTWAVHAHKGLIAGLADSPENEMVASASHDHCVKLWK from the exons ATGGCCATGCCTCCCATTGATCGCTGGGACGCTGATAAAAT ACTTCGATTATATTTGCATGATTATATGGTCAAAAGGGGAATGCACAACGCCGCTGAGATTTTCAAGAAGGAAGCACAAGTTCCCGATCACCCTGTTT ATGGATTCCTGCATGAATGGTGGTCTATTTTCTATGAGGTATTTACCTCTAGGCAAGGGAAGGACCAAGAGACCGGGCAAGGGTCCTCTAGTAAGCTG GTCCCAATGATGACACAAAACGCAAGGAATGATGCTCCTCCTAAAATCCCTCAAATATCAATGAGTGAGCACAGAACTCCACAATTTCAAGTCAACTCCAGCTTTAACAACATGATGACTCAACCAGCCGTTTGTGTAATTCCTTCAATAATGTACAATAAAGAAGAGCGTCTTGGATATCTGCCCGAAAATGTTGAACCAAGTTTGCATGATGTTATAAATAGTAACCTGACGTTCTTGTCAGGGACTAGTTCAAA TTATCCACTGCAAGATGTAGTAGGCAAGCAGGCCCAGAAGCAAGTCTTTAAG gaTAGTGGAATTGGCATGAGTGTGGAGAGGGATATACCTAGGGACCCACTGGATGTAATGCAAAAATCAATGCTTCCTTTAGATGGACTTCATGAAACAA AAGCCAATGAAGCTCTCAATATAGTACCACTAAATGGATGGCCAATAAAT AACCAAGTACTAACTTCATCTTTGCAACCACCAAATTGTCGACAGAAGTGTCAAATGTTGAAAACGCAAAATCAGGATGCAATCCTTGCTCAAGCAATTGCAGGTACTTCAAAAAATCAGACTTCCACAGTTCCTGAAAACTCTAGCAAATGCAATACAACGAAGATTTCTGAGATTGAATCAAGTGATAAGGATAAGCAG ATGATAAACCAAATGATTACAACTGTAGAACATCAACACCAGCAGGATCAACAAATTCAGGCGCAATCCCAGAATGTTGAG aataacaaaaaaacaaagacaaCAGAATTCATAAGACCTAGAGAAAGTGCCCAG AACTGTGAGGATACAGCCAATGGAAAACCCATGGATGAAAATGTGGAGTCTTTCCTGTCTTTAGAAAATGAACATGCTGATCATAAAATTGCACCTTTCAGCAATCTGAAACGAACTTCAGCTACAtgcagaaatgaaaagaaag GTTTTTCTTTCGAAGAGGTTGGTTGCCTTCATTCAAGCAAAAGCAAGGTTTTGTCTAGCCATTTTTCATCAGATGGAAAAGTTTTGGCAAGTGCTGGACATGAGAAGAAG GTTTTCATTTGGAACATGGAAAATTTTGATTGTGTAACTACTACAGAAACACATTCACTTCTTGTTACAGATGTTAGGTTTAGATCAGGTTCAACTATCTTTGCAACTTCTTCCTTTGATAGATCTGTGAGACTATGGGATGCTGCCAGA CCAACCAGTTCTCTGCTCAAACTTACTGGGCATGCCGAACAAGTAATGTCATTGGACTTCcacccaagaaaagtggacctTCTTTGCTCATGTGATAGCAACGATGTAATTCGACTGTGGAATATCAATCAAGGTGTTTGCATGCATATATCTAAG GGAGGTAGTAAACAGGTCAGGTTCCAGCCTTGTTTTGGGAAGTTTTTGGCTACTGCCACAggaaataatatcaaaatatttgatGTGGAGACCGACAGTCTTCTGTACAATCTAGAG GGACATGTTAAAGATGTTCGTTCCATTTGTTGGGATAAAAATGGAAACTATGTTGCCTCCGTCAGTGAAGATAGTGCACGTATCTGGTCATCAGACGGACAATGCATAAGTGAATTGCATTCAACCGGAAACAAGTTccaatcatgcatatttcatccGGAATATCATAACCTCTTAGTTATTGGTGGTTATCAG TCCCTGGAATTGTGGAGTCCCGCTGAGAGCAGTAAAACATGGGCTGTTCATGCTCACAAGGGATTAATTGCTGGACTAGCAGATTCTCCCGAAAATGAAATGGTTGCCTCAGCTAGCCATGATCATTGCGTGAAACTATGGAAATGA
- the LOC114387334 gene encoding transcriptional corepressor LEUNIG-like isoform X8 encodes MAMPPIDRWDADKILRLYLHDYMVKRGMHNAAEIFKKEAQVPDHPVYMNFLDSVVDSPDGFLHEWWSIFYEVFTSRQGKDQETGQGSSSKLVPMMTQNARNDAPPKIPQISMSEHRTPQFQVNSSFNNMMTQPAVCVIPSIIYPLQDVVGKQAQKQVFKDSGIGMSVERDIPRDPLDVMQKSMLPLDGLHETKANEALNIVPLNGWPINNQVLTSSLQPPNCRQKCQMLKTQNQDAILAQAIAGTSKNQTSTVPENSSKCNTTKISEIESSDKDKQMINQMITTVEHQHQQDQQIQAQSQNVENNKKTKTTEFIRPRESAQNCEDTANGKPMDENVESFLSLENEHADHKIAPFSNLKRTSATCRNEKKGFSFEEVGCLHSSKSKVLSSHFSSDGKVLASAGHEKKVFIWNMENFDCVTTTETHSLLVTDVRFRSGSTIFATSSFDRSVRLWDAARPTSSLLKLTGHAEQVMSLDFHPRKVDLLCSCDSNDVIRLWNINQGVCMHISKGGSKQVRFQPCFGKFLATATGNNIKIFDVETDSLLYNLEGHVKDVRSICWDKNGNYVASVSEDSARIWSSDGQCISELHSTGNKFQSCIFHPEYHNLLVIGGYQSLELWSPAESSKTWAVHAHKGLIAGLADSPENEMVASASHDHCVKLWK; translated from the exons ATGGCCATGCCTCCCATTGATCGCTGGGACGCTGATAAAAT ACTTCGATTATATTTGCATGATTATATGGTCAAAAGGGGAATGCACAACGCCGCTGAGATTTTCAAGAAGGAAGCACAAGTTCCCGATCACCCTGTTT ACATGAATTTTTTAGATTCAGTGGTTGATTCTCCAGATGGATTCCTGCATGAATGGTGGTCTATTTTCTATGAGGTATTTACCTCTAGGCAAGGGAAGGACCAAGAGACCGGGCAAGGGTCCTCTAGTAAGCTG GTCCCAATGATGACACAAAACGCAAGGAATGATGCTCCTCCTAAAATCCCTCAAATATCAATGAGTGAGCACAGAACTCCACAATTTCAAGTCAACTCCAGCTTTAACAACATGATGACTCAACCAGCCGTTTGTGTAATTCCTTCAATAAT TTATCCACTGCAAGATGTAGTAGGCAAGCAGGCCCAGAAGCAAGTCTTTAAG gaTAGTGGAATTGGCATGAGTGTGGAGAGGGATATACCTAGGGACCCACTGGATGTAATGCAAAAATCAATGCTTCCTTTAGATGGACTTCATGAAACAA AAGCCAATGAAGCTCTCAATATAGTACCACTAAATGGATGGCCAATAAAT AACCAAGTACTAACTTCATCTTTGCAACCACCAAATTGTCGACAGAAGTGTCAAATGTTGAAAACGCAAAATCAGGATGCAATCCTTGCTCAAGCAATTGCAGGTACTTCAAAAAATCAGACTTCCACAGTTCCTGAAAACTCTAGCAAATGCAATACAACGAAGATTTCTGAGATTGAATCAAGTGATAAGGATAAGCAG ATGATAAACCAAATGATTACAACTGTAGAACATCAACACCAGCAGGATCAACAAATTCAGGCGCAATCCCAGAATGTTGAG aataacaaaaaaacaaagacaaCAGAATTCATAAGACCTAGAGAAAGTGCCCAG AACTGTGAGGATACAGCCAATGGAAAACCCATGGATGAAAATGTGGAGTCTTTCCTGTCTTTAGAAAATGAACATGCTGATCATAAAATTGCACCTTTCAGCAATCTGAAACGAACTTCAGCTACAtgcagaaatgaaaagaaag GTTTTTCTTTCGAAGAGGTTGGTTGCCTTCATTCAAGCAAAAGCAAGGTTTTGTCTAGCCATTTTTCATCAGATGGAAAAGTTTTGGCAAGTGCTGGACATGAGAAGAAG GTTTTCATTTGGAACATGGAAAATTTTGATTGTGTAACTACTACAGAAACACATTCACTTCTTGTTACAGATGTTAGGTTTAGATCAGGTTCAACTATCTTTGCAACTTCTTCCTTTGATAGATCTGTGAGACTATGGGATGCTGCCAGA CCAACCAGTTCTCTGCTCAAACTTACTGGGCATGCCGAACAAGTAATGTCATTGGACTTCcacccaagaaaagtggacctTCTTTGCTCATGTGATAGCAACGATGTAATTCGACTGTGGAATATCAATCAAGGTGTTTGCATGCATATATCTAAG GGAGGTAGTAAACAGGTCAGGTTCCAGCCTTGTTTTGGGAAGTTTTTGGCTACTGCCACAggaaataatatcaaaatatttgatGTGGAGACCGACAGTCTTCTGTACAATCTAGAG GGACATGTTAAAGATGTTCGTTCCATTTGTTGGGATAAAAATGGAAACTATGTTGCCTCCGTCAGTGAAGATAGTGCACGTATCTGGTCATCAGACGGACAATGCATAAGTGAATTGCATTCAACCGGAAACAAGTTccaatcatgcatatttcatccGGAATATCATAACCTCTTAGTTATTGGTGGTTATCAG TCCCTGGAATTGTGGAGTCCCGCTGAGAGCAGTAAAACATGGGCTGTTCATGCTCACAAGGGATTAATTGCTGGACTAGCAGATTCTCCCGAAAATGAAATGGTTGCCTCAGCTAGCCATGATCATTGCGTGAAACTATGGAAATGA
- the LOC114387334 gene encoding transcriptional corepressor LEUNIG-like isoform X2, with protein sequence MAMPPIDRWDADKILRLYLHDYMVKRGMHNAAEIFKKEAQVPDHPVYSVVDSPDGFLHEWWSIFYEVFTSRQGKDQETGQGSSSKLVPMMTQNARNDAPPKIPQISMSEHRTPQFQVNSSFNNMMTQPAVCVIPSIMYNKEERLGYLPENVEPSLHDVINSNLTFLSGTSSNYPLQDVVGKQAQKQVFKDSGIGMSVERDIPRDPLDVMQKSMLPLDGLHETKANEALNIVPLNGWPINNQVLTSSLQPPNCRQKCQMLKTQNQDAILAQAIAGTSKNQTSTVPENSSKCNTTKISEIESSDKDKQMINQMITTVEHQHQQDQQIQAQSQNVENNKKTKTTEFIRPRESAQNCEDTANGKPMDENVESFLSLENEHADHKIAPFSNLKRTSATCRNEKKGFSFEEVGCLHSSKSKVLSSHFSSDGKVLASAGHEKKVFIWNMENFDCVTTTETHSLLVTDVRFRSGSTIFATSSFDRSVRLWDAARPTSSLLKLTGHAEQVMSLDFHPRKVDLLCSCDSNDVIRLWNINQGVCMHISKGGSKQVRFQPCFGKFLATATGNNIKIFDVETDSLLYNLEGHVKDVRSICWDKNGNYVASVSEDSARIWSSDGQCISELHSTGNKFQSCIFHPEYHNLLVIGGYQSLELWSPAESSKTWAVHAHKGLIAGLADSPENEMVASASHDHCVKLWK encoded by the exons ATGGCCATGCCTCCCATTGATCGCTGGGACGCTGATAAAAT ACTTCGATTATATTTGCATGATTATATGGTCAAAAGGGGAATGCACAACGCCGCTGAGATTTTCAAGAAGGAAGCACAAGTTCCCGATCACCCTGTTT ATTCAGTGGTTGATTCTCCAGATGGATTCCTGCATGAATGGTGGTCTATTTTCTATGAGGTATTTACCTCTAGGCAAGGGAAGGACCAAGAGACCGGGCAAGGGTCCTCTAGTAAGCTG GTCCCAATGATGACACAAAACGCAAGGAATGATGCTCCTCCTAAAATCCCTCAAATATCAATGAGTGAGCACAGAACTCCACAATTTCAAGTCAACTCCAGCTTTAACAACATGATGACTCAACCAGCCGTTTGTGTAATTCCTTCAATAATGTACAATAAAGAAGAGCGTCTTGGATATCTGCCCGAAAATGTTGAACCAAGTTTGCATGATGTTATAAATAGTAACCTGACGTTCTTGTCAGGGACTAGTTCAAA TTATCCACTGCAAGATGTAGTAGGCAAGCAGGCCCAGAAGCAAGTCTTTAAG gaTAGTGGAATTGGCATGAGTGTGGAGAGGGATATACCTAGGGACCCACTGGATGTAATGCAAAAATCAATGCTTCCTTTAGATGGACTTCATGAAACAA AAGCCAATGAAGCTCTCAATATAGTACCACTAAATGGATGGCCAATAAAT AACCAAGTACTAACTTCATCTTTGCAACCACCAAATTGTCGACAGAAGTGTCAAATGTTGAAAACGCAAAATCAGGATGCAATCCTTGCTCAAGCAATTGCAGGTACTTCAAAAAATCAGACTTCCACAGTTCCTGAAAACTCTAGCAAATGCAATACAACGAAGATTTCTGAGATTGAATCAAGTGATAAGGATAAGCAG ATGATAAACCAAATGATTACAACTGTAGAACATCAACACCAGCAGGATCAACAAATTCAGGCGCAATCCCAGAATGTTGAG aataacaaaaaaacaaagacaaCAGAATTCATAAGACCTAGAGAAAGTGCCCAG AACTGTGAGGATACAGCCAATGGAAAACCCATGGATGAAAATGTGGAGTCTTTCCTGTCTTTAGAAAATGAACATGCTGATCATAAAATTGCACCTTTCAGCAATCTGAAACGAACTTCAGCTACAtgcagaaatgaaaagaaag GTTTTTCTTTCGAAGAGGTTGGTTGCCTTCATTCAAGCAAAAGCAAGGTTTTGTCTAGCCATTTTTCATCAGATGGAAAAGTTTTGGCAAGTGCTGGACATGAGAAGAAG GTTTTCATTTGGAACATGGAAAATTTTGATTGTGTAACTACTACAGAAACACATTCACTTCTTGTTACAGATGTTAGGTTTAGATCAGGTTCAACTATCTTTGCAACTTCTTCCTTTGATAGATCTGTGAGACTATGGGATGCTGCCAGA CCAACCAGTTCTCTGCTCAAACTTACTGGGCATGCCGAACAAGTAATGTCATTGGACTTCcacccaagaaaagtggacctTCTTTGCTCATGTGATAGCAACGATGTAATTCGACTGTGGAATATCAATCAAGGTGTTTGCATGCATATATCTAAG GGAGGTAGTAAACAGGTCAGGTTCCAGCCTTGTTTTGGGAAGTTTTTGGCTACTGCCACAggaaataatatcaaaatatttgatGTGGAGACCGACAGTCTTCTGTACAATCTAGAG GGACATGTTAAAGATGTTCGTTCCATTTGTTGGGATAAAAATGGAAACTATGTTGCCTCCGTCAGTGAAGATAGTGCACGTATCTGGTCATCAGACGGACAATGCATAAGTGAATTGCATTCAACCGGAAACAAGTTccaatcatgcatatttcatccGGAATATCATAACCTCTTAGTTATTGGTGGTTATCAG TCCCTGGAATTGTGGAGTCCCGCTGAGAGCAGTAAAACATGGGCTGTTCATGCTCACAAGGGATTAATTGCTGGACTAGCAGATTCTCCCGAAAATGAAATGGTTGCCTCAGCTAGCCATGATCATTGCGTGAAACTATGGAAATGA